A genomic stretch from Salvelinus namaycush isolate Seneca chromosome 25, SaNama_1.0, whole genome shotgun sequence includes:
- the si:ch73-71c20.5 gene encoding DUF4748 domain-containing protein has protein sequence MAAPCRKLARTGMFKGLCQISGRSLWTQRCLVKLQALRCIPPRCLTRFYRPLTTTRSTLISTKTEQPRSTDQQKTTDTQKEQKKETEEEEEEEGPAYIPTRKAKNPMMKIGYAWMIGLPAGIIGFILTKREVDKNRLKQLRIRQRMNRSNEGEYEGSRYRNNRLD, from the exons ATGGCGGCGCCCTGTAGGAAGCTTGCGAGGACGGGGATGTTTAAAG GTTTGTGTCAGATTTCAGGCCGGTCACTATGGACACAAAGGTGCCTGGTCAAGTTACAGGCTCTGAGGTGCATTCCTCCCCGGTGTCTCACCCGATTCTACCGGCCACTGACCACCACCAGGTCGACACTGATCAGCACCAAAACAGAACAGCCGAGAAGCACCGATCAGCAGAAAACGACTGACACGCAGAAAGAGCAAAAGAAAgagactgaggaggaggaggaggaggagggaccaGCGTACATCCCCACGAGAAAGGCCAAGAACCCCATGATGAAGATCGGCTATGCCTG GATGATAGGTCTCCCTGCAGGTATAATAGGGTTCATCCTGACCAAGAGAGAGGTGGATAAGAACCGCCTGAAGCAGCTGAGGATTCGCCAGCGGATGAACCGGTCCAATGAAGGAGAGTACGAGGGCAGCCGCTACCGCAACAACAGACTGGACTGA